One Chrysiogenia bacterium DNA segment encodes these proteins:
- the rpsF gene encoding 30S ribosomal protein S6 — MLYECMVLFSPELSSEELEAARTKVEDTLSKKGGSVALWDHWGDRRLTYPIKKKNRAFYSIAYIEANNEARTELVRTFKLSDAVLRHMIVVPPVAPDLAAIANKSAARAEYERERESGGRYGDRGDRYGDRDRGGDRYDNRGPRGDDRGERSAPAPAAPAPAAEAAAPAEAAAPAEAPAEAAAPAAESTEEAQS, encoded by the coding sequence ATGCTCTACGAGTGCATGGTGCTTTTCAGCCCCGAGCTCTCGAGTGAAGAACTCGAGGCCGCTCGCACCAAGGTTGAAGACACCCTTTCCAAGAAAGGCGGCAGCGTAGCCCTGTGGGACCACTGGGGCGATCGCCGTCTGACCTATCCCATCAAGAAGAAGAACCGCGCGTTCTATTCGATTGCCTACATCGAGGCGAACAACGAGGCCCGCACCGAGCTGGTCCGTACGTTCAAGCTCTCCGATGCAGTGCTGCGCCACATGATCGTGGTGCCGCCGGTCGCTCCGGATCTGGCCGCCATCGCCAACAAGAGCGCGGCCCGCGCCGAGTACGAGCGTGAGCGTGAGTCGGGTGGCCGTTACGGTGACCGTGGTGATCGCTACGGTGATCGTGACCGCGGTGGTGATCGCTACGACAATCGCGGTCCGCGCGGCGATGACCGTGGCGAGCGTTCCGCGCCCGCACCGGCGGCGCCCGCACCTGCTGCTGAAGCTGCCGCCCCGGCGGAAGCTGCTGCTCCCGCGGAAGCGCCGGCTGAGGCCGCTGCTCCGGCCGCGGAATCCACCGAGGAGGCACAGTCATGA
- a CDS encoding 30S ribosomal protein S18 yields the protein MSEEQNNAPAAERPASDRSAPSGDRRPGGDSRGGPRAGGRDGGRDGGRRGGGGPKGGGRRRFSRRKVCRFCVDKVDYIDWKDTRTLKHYISERGKIVPRRTTGTCAHHQRQLKIAVKRARQVAIVPVAAHHGRP from the coding sequence ATGAGTGAAGAACAGAACAATGCCCCGGCGGCGGAGCGTCCCGCATCGGATCGTTCGGCTCCCAGCGGTGATCGTCGCCCCGGCGGTGACAGCCGCGGCGGCCCGCGTGCCGGCGGTCGTGACGGCGGACGCGATGGTGGACGTCGCGGTGGCGGCGGCCCCAAGGGCGGCGGTCGTCGTCGTTTCTCGCGCCGCAAGGTTTGCCGTTTCTGCGTGGACAAGGTCGATTACATCGACTGGAAGGACACGCGCACCCTCAAGCACTACATCAGCGAGCGTGGCAAGATCGTCCCGCGTCGCACCACGGGTACCTGCGCGCATCACCAGCGCCAGCTCAAGATTGCCGTGAAGCGTGCCCGCCAGGTGGCCATCGTGCCGGTGGCTGCGCATCACGGCCGCCCGTAA
- a CDS encoding DUF2232 domain-containing protein produces the protein MFSILAAYGFFFILLAAISAMLAAMLAAVYWRSGPVVGLLTLGGLGLAGTWVLSGDFTIPIVVLAAVLIHAVDRRWSLSRAIWQAFALNALVILAWMLMVYLAFQARPYAAIEIQEMLGELEVKPWMVGIAPGFLLAGQFVAAWIGVLLTSSGNAELWPQQDVQDWEIPWYLVWVLIGCGFGVWGLLAGLVQDTQSGALLALFSSGAVLAASWFLVQGFLVGVVAMKTWKLPAWLGILAMLSMWHFLPLVGVAEVWGGFRARMRAHAAAREQGRKRGDGDF, from the coding sequence ATGTTTTCCATTCTCGCGGCCTACGGATTCTTCTTCATCCTGCTTGCGGCGATCTCCGCCATGCTGGCGGCGATGCTGGCCGCTGTGTACTGGCGTTCGGGACCGGTGGTGGGACTGCTCACGCTGGGCGGGCTCGGGCTGGCCGGCACCTGGGTTTTGAGTGGAGACTTCACGATTCCCATCGTCGTGCTGGCCGCCGTGTTGATCCACGCGGTCGATCGCCGCTGGAGCCTCTCACGTGCGATCTGGCAGGCCTTTGCCCTCAACGCGTTGGTGATTCTGGCCTGGATGCTGATGGTCTACCTGGCCTTTCAGGCGCGTCCCTACGCGGCCATTGAAATCCAGGAAATGCTCGGCGAGCTGGAAGTAAAGCCGTGGATGGTGGGGATTGCGCCCGGATTTTTGCTGGCCGGACAGTTCGTTGCCGCCTGGATCGGGGTCCTGCTCACCTCCAGCGGCAATGCCGAGCTGTGGCCCCAGCAGGACGTGCAGGACTGGGAAATTCCATGGTATCTGGTCTGGGTTCTGATCGGGTGTGGATTCGGCGTCTGGGGCCTGCTGGCGGGCCTGGTTCAGGATACCCAGAGCGGGGCGCTGCTCGCGCTCTTCTCCAGCGGCGCCGTGCTGGCCGCTTCCTGGTTCCTGGTGCAGGGCTTCCTGGTAGGGGTCGTGGCCATGAAGACCTGGAAACTGCCCGCCTGGCTGGGAATCCTGGCCATGCTCTCCATGTGGCATTTTCTGCCCCTGGTGGGCGTAGCCGAGGTCTGGGGCGGATTTCGGGCCCGGATGCGGGCCCATGCGGCGGCCCGCGAACAGGGGCGCAAAAGGGGCGACGGAGATTTTTGA
- the rplI gene encoding 50S ribosomal protein L9, which produces MRVILQENIETLGAVGEIVNVKPGYARNYLLPKGLVLVANESAVKEWEHKQRVTADRIRKLRLSAEGVAKQLKGVKVEISAKVGEGERLFGSVGNADILKGLIEKGFGGLSRKDIHLPRPIKTLGEHTVSVKLHPEVSTDIIVDVVRSADSPPPVETKSKTDEILEKAAAEEQAAAASEDEGNDEEA; this is translated from the coding sequence ATGCGAGTGATTCTCCAGGAGAACATCGAAACGCTCGGCGCCGTCGGTGAAATCGTCAACGTCAAGCCCGGCTATGCCCGCAACTACCTGCTTCCCAAGGGCCTGGTGCTCGTCGCCAACGAGTCCGCCGTCAAGGAATGGGAGCACAAGCAGCGCGTGACCGCCGACCGCATCCGCAAGCTGCGCCTGAGCGCCGAAGGCGTCGCCAAGCAGCTCAAGGGTGTGAAGGTCGAAATCTCCGCCAAGGTGGGCGAGGGCGAGCGCCTGTTCGGCTCGGTCGGCAACGCCGACATCCTCAAGGGCCTGATTGAAAAGGGCTTCGGTGGTCTGAGCCGCAAGGACATCCACCTGCCGCGCCCGATCAAGACGCTCGGCGAGCACACGGTCAGCGTGAAGCTTCACCCCGAAGTGAGCACCGACATCATTGTCGATGTTGTGCGTTCGGCCGACAGCCCGCCGCCGGTTGAGACCAAGAGCAAGACCGACGAGATCCTCGAGAAGGCCGCCGCCGAAGAACAGGCCGCTGCCGCATCCGAGGACGAAGGCAACGACGAAGAAGCATAA